In Humulus lupulus chromosome 6, drHumLupu1.1, whole genome shotgun sequence, a single genomic region encodes these proteins:
- the LOC133782169 gene encoding uncharacterized protein LOC133782169 yields the protein MAANGRGSIGVFQPLIPIFKGECYEFWSIKMKTLFKSQDLWDLAETGFNSNEADEGRLRENKKKDSKALFFLQQAVNDTIFSRIAMASTSKEAWETLQKEFMGSSKDP from the exons ATGGCAGCAAATGGCAGAGGCTCCATTGGTGTTTTTCAACCCCTTATTCCTATTTTCAAAGGAGAGTGCTACGAATTTTGGAGTATCAAAATGAAGACCCTGTTCAAATCTCAAGACCTTTGGGATTTAGCGGAGACTGGCTTCAACAGCAATGAAGCAGATGAAGGGCGTTTGAGGGAAAATAAGAAGAAAGATTCAAAGGCATTATTCTTTCTTCAACAAGCAGTTAATGACACCATTTTTTCTAGAATTGCAATGGCATCTACCTCAAAGGAGGCTTGGGAAACACTGCAGAAAGAATTTATGGGCTCATCAAAG GATCCGTAG